The proteins below come from a single Treponema phagedenis genomic window:
- a CDS encoding VWA domain-containing protein, protein MISFLRPAALVLFCIFPLFYFLRKHAIIQPLSFSLTLHNWNDTIIKTSSQMRGLSFLSKSLVFLSLIALIVAASEPVKLKTEYVYTETANSIMFVIDISPSMAAKDINEKTRIQAAKDIITDFVQTYPADAFGLTALASTAALVIPPTIQHEQFFARLNSLQIGELGEGTALGMGLAVAAAHFAKNTVQTQSIILLTDGESNTGEIHPNLAAELIKSKKIGFYIIGIGKDGYANLEYVDPSTGEKREGTLQTIFNERELRELAHRGNGIYVSAKSFASLQEIFKNISQNISPTPARFSEVKEVPLWQPLILFAVFSFILVWIIRRILMKAYL, encoded by the coding sequence ATGATTAGTTTTTTGCGCCCTGCCGCGTTAGTGTTGTTTTGTATTTTTCCTCTTTTTTATTTTTTACGAAAACATGCTATTATTCAACCGCTTTCTTTTTCTCTTACCCTTCATAACTGGAATGATACAATAATTAAAACGTCTTCACAGATGAGAGGCCTTTCCTTCCTTTCAAAGTCTCTTGTGTTCTTATCGCTTATTGCTTTGATTGTTGCCGCCTCGGAACCGGTTAAATTAAAAACAGAATATGTATATACGGAAACGGCAAACTCAATCATGTTTGTCATTGATATCAGTCCTTCAATGGCGGCAAAAGACATAAACGAAAAAACAAGAATTCAGGCAGCGAAAGATATTATTACCGACTTTGTGCAAACCTATCCTGCCGATGCATTCGGGCTTACCGCACTTGCGAGCACGGCGGCTTTAGTTATTCCGCCGACCATTCAGCATGAACAGTTTTTTGCACGATTGAACAGTTTGCAAATAGGCGAGCTTGGAGAAGGTACCGCCTTAGGTATGGGACTCGCTGTTGCCGCAGCTCATTTTGCAAAAAACACAGTCCAAACACAATCGATTATTTTGCTCACCGATGGAGAAAGCAACACCGGTGAAATTCATCCTAATCTTGCAGCAGAGCTTATTAAAAGCAAAAAAATCGGATTTTATATTATCGGGATAGGCAAAGACGGCTATGCAAATCTTGAATATGTTGATCCTTCAACCGGCGAAAAGCGAGAAGGAACATTACAAACAATCTTCAATGAAAGAGAGTTGAGAGAACTTGCACACCGCGGAAACGGCATCTATGTTTCGGCAAAGTCTTTTGCCTCTTTACAGGAAATATTCAAAAACATTTCTCAAAATATTTCTCCGACTCCCGCGCGGTTTAGCGAAGTGAAAGAAGTTCCGTTATGGCAACCGCTTATTCTGTTTGCGGTTTTTTCTTTTATCCTTGTTTGGATAATACGAAGAATACTGATGAAGGCGTACCTATGA
- a CDS encoding DUF58 domain-containing protein, translating into MLKKMGNVYTISGMNSDSIIEKAKKLQFSALYLAEGMRTGTFNSCFRGQGIEFDSVRKYQIGDDIRSIDRNLTARSGKTYVRLYKEERELQIFIIVDLSFSMESCFDCVSAKSKALEAAGLLSFAALHTATPFGGLIFDGKIGKYFEPRAGKNAVLCFLKECDVFANQPGSPGTALAEALQTSAKVLHTRSMVIVISDFKVEGFEREFIFLGKTHDLIAVRLISPSDKKIPEGGFIPFTDPETGIRLSLPTSSKQFMQERKRLYTEEIHRWKALCFRAGAAPLLFPIEQDSFKILYSFFSQRSKTHAQKKYTERYI; encoded by the coding sequence ATGTTGAAAAAGATGGGAAATGTTTATACAATCAGCGGTATGAATTCGGATTCTATTATTGAAAAGGCAAAAAAGTTACAGTTTTCAGCGCTTTATCTTGCGGAGGGAATGCGAACGGGGACGTTTAATTCCTGTTTCCGCGGGCAGGGGATTGAATTTGATTCGGTGCGTAAGTATCAAATCGGTGATGATATTCGCAGTATCGACAGGAATCTTACGGCGCGCAGCGGTAAAACGTATGTGCGATTGTATAAGGAAGAGCGAGAGCTGCAAATTTTCATCATTGTCGATTTGTCTTTTTCAATGGAATCCTGTTTTGACTGTGTAAGTGCAAAATCAAAAGCGTTAGAGGCGGCGGGGTTGCTTTCATTTGCGGCGCTGCATACCGCAACTCCTTTTGGCGGTTTAATTTTCGATGGAAAGATTGGAAAATATTTTGAGCCGCGGGCGGGAAAAAATGCGGTGCTGTGTTTTTTAAAAGAGTGCGATGTATTTGCTAATCAACCGGGATCGCCCGGAACAGCACTTGCCGAAGCACTTCAAACAAGCGCAAAGGTTTTACATACACGGTCAATGGTTATTGTTATTTCCGACTTTAAGGTAGAGGGCTTTGAGCGCGAATTTATTTTTTTAGGAAAAACTCATGATCTGATTGCCGTTCGATTGATAAGCCCGTCGGATAAAAAAATCCCCGAAGGAGGGTTCATTCCTTTTACCGACCCTGAAACGGGTATACGGCTTTCGCTGCCCACAAGCTCAAAGCAGTTTATGCAAGAGCGAAAGCGTTTGTACACTGAAGAGATACATCGTTGGAAGGCTCTTTGTTTCCGCGCAGGGGCAGCGCCGCTTTTGTTTCCAATCGAACAAGATAGTTTTAAAATACTCTATTCGTTTTTTTCACAAAGATCTAAGACGCACGCGCAAAAAAAATATACGGAACGATATATATGA
- a CDS encoding MSP porin, whose amino-acid sequence MKKYLIAFSIFAFALGIAFAQEAEAAEPAQKAAAAEPAQKAAAAEPAKEPEVYALTSGAKASIKGDTTLEWGIDLGAGKVTKDSIAHGFKNSASWKVSFPLFEKKSFTSKADTPVYAEVIIKDVELGIQSKNKSKKEKDFAFTGKVDEIVGTLYFYDAYLKIYKKPGFKVNYAQIWDPLKADDWDKSGYKFEPGFDIAGGTTLGYKKDNIGNSGLDLDAGVKFGSNRNWETEGKSDYEGSPQYALITGPATLAKGSTYVELEPVYGKEAEEKASYIMLDNQRFKITSNFKKVSPDKDLEVKKGKYYAKVDGLTKKDTPATKNRYGMGFYTSVAYKPGDLKYIGFNFDINTTFCSHKDWENNTEKGNYFNVSFGTKITSEPVKDLSLVLAFDGEPFVNGEKKFAWDMLFDTTYKWVGAGVYVGNENTFYKSNKDKVDMSIYAKFETKGDKKKANFLVENLNAGAAIYVHHLLSKPVSPKTVPIGLKVYADYKYDINDSMWLKPYASFYGETNHAEPKFGVYYNVGLTFSPLERLELTADWEQGKVVKNKHEGFIEKSAGTEHNGRFKLGCKVSF is encoded by the coding sequence ATGAAAAAATATCTTATTGCTTTTAGCATATTTGCGTTTGCTTTAGGCATTGCGTTTGCACAAGAGGCGGAAGCCGCAGAACCTGCACAGAAGGCGGCTGCCGCAGAGCCTGCACAGAAGGCGGCTGCCGCAGAGCCTGCAAAAGAGCCCGAAGTTTATGCTCTTACTTCAGGGGCTAAAGCCTCAATTAAGGGAGACACAACGCTTGAATGGGGAATTGATCTTGGAGCAGGTAAAGTTACGAAGGATTCAATTGCTCACGGCTTTAAAAATTCAGCCTCATGGAAGGTAAGCTTTCCGCTTTTTGAAAAGAAAAGTTTTACCTCTAAAGCAGATACACCCGTATATGCGGAAGTTATCATAAAGGATGTAGAGCTTGGAATTCAAAGTAAGAATAAGTCAAAAAAGGAAAAAGATTTTGCTTTTACCGGAAAAGTAGACGAAATTGTAGGTACCTTGTACTTTTATGACGCATACTTAAAAATTTATAAGAAGCCGGGCTTTAAAGTAAACTATGCCCAGATATGGGACCCTCTAAAGGCTGACGATTGGGACAAGAGCGGCTATAAATTTGAACCGGGCTTTGATATAGCAGGAGGTACCACTCTCGGGTATAAAAAAGACAATATCGGAAATAGCGGTCTTGATCTTGATGCAGGTGTAAAATTTGGATCGAACCGTAACTGGGAAACCGAAGGGAAATCCGACTATGAAGGAAGTCCCCAATATGCCCTCATTACGGGGCCAGCGACTCTAGCGAAAGGTTCAACTTATGTAGAATTAGAGCCTGTATATGGAAAGGAAGCGGAAGAAAAAGCATCTTATATAATGCTTGATAATCAACGTTTTAAAATTACAAGTAACTTCAAAAAAGTGTCGCCAGATAAAGATCTTGAAGTTAAAAAGGGTAAATACTATGCAAAAGTCGATGGCCTTACAAAAAAAGATACTCCCGCTACAAAGAATAGATATGGAATGGGCTTTTACACCTCTGTTGCATATAAACCGGGTGATCTGAAATATATCGGTTTTAATTTTGATATAAATACCACTTTCTGTTCTCACAAAGACTGGGAAAATAATACAGAAAAAGGTAATTATTTTAATGTTTCTTTCGGTACAAAAATTACGTCAGAGCCTGTAAAAGATCTAAGTCTTGTCCTCGCTTTTGACGGCGAACCATTTGTAAACGGCGAGAAAAAATTCGCTTGGGACATGCTTTTTGATACCACCTATAAGTGGGTAGGTGCAGGTGTTTATGTTGGAAACGAAAATACTTTCTATAAGTCAAATAAAGATAAAGTTGATATGAGTATCTATGCAAAATTTGAAACAAAGGGTGATAAAAAAAAGGCAAATTTCCTTGTTGAAAATTTAAATGCAGGTGCTGCGATATACGTACACCATCTTCTTTCTAAACCGGTATCTCCTAAGACTGTGCCTATAGGCTTGAAAGTCTATGCTGATTACAAATACGACATAAACGATTCCATGTGGCTCAAACCTTACGCTTCTTTCTATGGGGAAACTAATCACGCAGAGCCCAAGTTTGGAGTTTACTATAATGTCGGTCTAACCTTTAGCCCGCTTGAAAGACTTGAACTTACTGCTGATTGGGAGCAGGGTAAGGTTGTGAAGAACAAGCACGAAGGCTTTATCGAGAAAAGTGCCGGTACAGAACATAATGGCCGCTTCAAGCTCGGCTGCAAGGTTTCTTTCTAA
- the glgA gene encoding glycogen synthase GlgA: protein MKILMVTSEAVPFAKTGGLADAVSALALALRKKGHDVRIVMPRYYKIDRKKLNAIPGPLSIHIGHQEFWTAVFESVLPNSDVPIYFIDHEQSFGRDGIYGSSAEPDFSDNPMRFSILSHAAFQVCRKQHWYPDIIHAHDWAAALAPVLLKFKASHTAEFSKTGSVFTIHNIGYQGIYGKDKYPDTGLDWNYFYAAGFEDWDRINFLKAGIISADKLTTVSPTYAKEIQRSEYGFRMDGILRYRSEDLTGILNGVDTEIWNPQKDTYIPFQYSAKTLEKKEKNKAALQERMGLPVDPDQPLFGMITRLVDQKGISELFGPAYGSAYRICTDIKLQMVVLGSGDRWCENELSALASKLPNLKVYIGYDEALSHLIEAGSDFFLMPSRYEPCGLNQMYSLLYGTLPIVRNTGGLADTVENYNERTGEGTGFMFNYASPQSIYDTVGWAAYAWFNKKDHILAMRKRGMAKKFGWNISADKYIDVYKRTLKDRGF from the coding sequence ATGAAAATCCTAATGGTTACCAGTGAGGCGGTTCCCTTTGCAAAAACCGGAGGACTTGCCGATGCAGTTTCAGCTTTGGCGCTGGCATTACGCAAAAAAGGACATGATGTTCGCATTGTTATGCCTCGCTATTATAAAATTGACAGAAAAAAACTGAATGCGATCCCCGGTCCTTTAAGTATTCACATCGGGCATCAGGAATTTTGGACTGCGGTTTTTGAATCGGTTTTGCCTAATTCGGACGTTCCGATATATTTTATCGATCACGAACAAAGTTTTGGCAGGGACGGTATTTACGGCTCTTCCGCGGAACCGGATTTTTCCGATAATCCTATGCGGTTTTCAATTTTATCGCATGCGGCTTTTCAGGTTTGTCGAAAACAGCATTGGTATCCGGATATTATCCACGCTCATGATTGGGCAGCGGCACTTGCGCCGGTTTTACTGAAATTTAAAGCATCGCATACAGCGGAATTTTCAAAAACAGGATCCGTTTTTACCATTCATAATATCGGCTATCAAGGAATATACGGCAAAGATAAATACCCTGATACCGGACTAGACTGGAATTATTTTTATGCCGCCGGTTTTGAAGATTGGGATAGAATTAACTTTTTAAAAGCGGGAATTATTTCCGCCGATAAGCTTACCACCGTTTCGCCGACTTACGCAAAAGAAATACAGCGCTCCGAATACGGATTTAGAATGGACGGGATTCTTCGCTATCGATCGGAAGACTTAACCGGAATATTAAACGGTGTCGATACGGAAATCTGGAATCCGCAAAAAGATACGTATATTCCTTTTCAGTATTCTGCAAAAACATTAGAGAAAAAAGAGAAAAATAAAGCCGCCTTACAAGAACGGATGGGGTTACCGGTAGACCCTGATCAGCCTCTGTTCGGTATGATTACCCGCCTTGTCGATCAAAAAGGCATTTCAGAGCTTTTCGGCCCCGCATACGGATCCGCATATAGGATTTGCACCGACATCAAATTGCAAATGGTAGTACTCGGCTCCGGCGACCGCTGGTGCGAAAATGAGCTTTCAGCTCTTGCATCAAAGCTGCCGAACCTCAAAGTATATATCGGCTATGACGAAGCTTTAAGCCATTTAATAGAAGCGGGAAGCGACTTCTTCTTAATGCCTTCGCGGTATGAACCGTGCGGCTTAAATCAAATGTATTCTTTATTATATGGAACTTTGCCGATTGTACGAAACACCGGCGGGCTTGCCGACACGGTAGAAAACTACAACGAACGCACCGGCGAGGGCACCGGCTTTATGTTTAACTACGCAAGTCCGCAGAGTATTTACGACACGGTCGGCTGGGCTGCATACGCGTGGTTTAATAAAAAAGATCATATTCTTGCAATGAGAAAACGCGGTATGGCAAAAAAATTCGGCTGGAATATTTCCGCCGATAAATATATTGACGTGTATAAACGAACTTTAAAAGACAGAGGGTTTTGA
- a CDS encoding DUF6796 family protein produces the protein MYIILTAAAGLFGSLLMFCGDMLLYFTKDDFKIDGTIKPVIEIMKNISEKRLRIGGLLGPIAAFFYCVGFFNIWLTAAEEYKIIGFVISLLACFGIILGGAYHSHFTYFGLIGRCDDKRGLDYVEKNISFLAKIALSIMGIFLLSLAVLIVFGKTLYPRWFVVFTPLATYFLQSIWEKLPQPYRIILRGGWGNLVFVIYFTAAFIFSL, from the coding sequence ATGTACATAATTTTAACTGCTGCCGCAGGTTTGTTCGGTTCTTTATTAATGTTTTGCGGTGATATGCTTTTGTATTTTACAAAAGATGATTTTAAAATAGACGGAACTATTAAACCCGTAATCGAGATAATGAAAAATATATCCGAAAAAAGATTGCGAATTGGCGGACTATTAGGTCCGATTGCTGCATTTTTTTATTGTGTAGGTTTCTTTAATATATGGCTCACCGCCGCAGAGGAATATAAAATAATCGGTTTTGTCATAAGCCTTCTTGCCTGTTTTGGAATTATACTTGGAGGTGCTTATCATTCGCATTTTACCTATTTTGGACTCATCGGACGGTGTGATGATAAGCGCGGACTTGATTATGTTGAAAAAAATATCAGTTTTCTTGCAAAAATTGCATTATCGATTATGGGTATTTTTCTTTTGTCTCTTGCTGTACTTATCGTGTTTGGCAAAACGTTGTATCCAAGATGGTTCGTTGTTTTTACACCGCTTGCTACCTACTTTTTACAATCTATATGGGAAAAACTTCCGCAGCCCTATAGAATTATTTTGCGTGGAGGATGGGGCAATCTGGTGTTTGTAATATATTTTACTGCCGCATTTATTTTCAGCTTGTAA